The proteins below come from a single Xyrauchen texanus isolate HMW12.3.18 chromosome 1, RBS_HiC_50CHRs, whole genome shotgun sequence genomic window:
- the LOC127648515 gene encoding histone H2B-like, which yields MPEPAKSAPKKGSKKAVTKAAGKGGKKRRKSRKESYAIYVYKVLKQVHPDTGISSKAMGIMNSFVNDIFERIAGESSRLAHYNKRSTITSREIQTAVRLLLPGELAKHAVSEGTKAVTKYTSSK from the coding sequence ATGCCTGAACCAGCGAAGTCCGCCCCGAAGAAGGGATCCAAGAAGGCAGTCACGAAGGCCGCCGGTAAGGGAGGAAAGAAGCGCAGAAAGTCCAGGAAGGAGAGTTACGCTATCTACGTGTACAAAGTCCTGAAGCAGGTCCATCCTGACACCGGGATCTCCTCCAAGGCGATGGGCATCATGAACTCCTTCGTCAACGACATCTTCGAGCGCATCGCCGGTGAGTCGTCTCGTCTCGCTCACTACAACAAGCGCTCCACCATCACATCGAGAGAGATCCAGACCGCCGTGCGTCTGCTGCTGCCCGGTGAACTGGCCAAACACGCCGTGTCTGAGGGCACAAAGGCCGTCACCAAGTACACCAGCTCCAAGTAA
- the LOC127648608 gene encoding histone H4 yields the protein MSGRGKGGKGLGKGGAKRHRKVLRDNIQGITKPAIRRLARRGGVKRISGLIYEETRGVLKVFLENVIRDAVTYTEHAKRKTVTAMDVVYALKRQGRTLYGFGG from the coding sequence ATGTCTGGAAGAGGTAAAGGAGGAAAAGGACTTGGGAAAGGAGGCGCTAAGCGTCACCGCAAAGTGTTGCGTGATAACATCCAGGGAATCACCAAACCCGCCATCCGTCGTCTCGCTCGCCGCGGCGGTGTCAAGCGTATCTCCGGTCTGATCTACGAGGAGACTCGCGGTGTGTTGAAGGTGTTTCTGGAGAACGTGATCCGTGATGCCGTCACCTACACCGAGCACGCCAAGAGAAAGACCGTCACTGCCATGGACGTTGTGTACGCGCTGAAACGACAGGGACGAACTCTGTACGGCTTCGGAGGATAA
- the LOC127648443 gene encoding histone H2A-like codes for MSGRGKTGGKARAKAKTRSSRAGLQFPVGRVHRLLRKGNYAERVGAGAPVYLAAVLEYLTAEILELAGNAARDNKKTRIIPRHLQLAVRNDEELNKLLGGVTIAQGGVLPNIQAVLLPKKTEKPGKTK; via the coding sequence ATGAGCGGCAGAGGTAAAACCGGAGGTAAGGCGAGAGCGAAGGCTAAGACTCGCTCATCCAGGGCGGGACTGCAGTTCCCCGTCGGCCGTGTGCACAGACTGCTCCGCAAAGGAAACTACGCTGAGCGCGTCGGCGCCGGTGCTCCGGTGTATCTGGCCGCTGTGCTCGAGTATCTCACCGCTGAGATCCTGGAGTTGGCCGGAAACGCCGCTCGGGACAACAAGAAGACCCGTATCATTCCCCGTCACCTGCAGCTGGCAGTGCGGAACGACGAGGAGTTGAACAAACTCTTGGGTGGAGTGACCATCGCTCAGGGTGGGGTGCTGCCCAACATCCAGGCTGTGCTGCTGCCCAAGAAGACCGAGAAACCCGGCAAGACCAAGTAA